From Daphnia pulicaria isolate SC F1-1A chromosome 4, SC_F0-13Bv2, whole genome shotgun sequence, one genomic window encodes:
- the LOC124336798 gene encoding nuclear mitotic apparatus protein 1-like isoform X1: MGQKKDTLLRWVNCCSDAATNIERIKNLADGWFFIHILNFLRSHPTDGTDPWLQTINILREYKLQENVVDFDAAASGNEDELAKLIVICMHLTMVQKPCEHIKEKTMWNLSTEDQKVIEAILLALVNDDQLTRSRLIDVLQDNLQVENSFTKSVMFYTSSPLSSLSSMKNSPLKRFLDSPMALRLTRLQKEISDKNEEIRRLQSELMTESDESSALSLRMDDLKRKVKDLEKKNTELEQRLRDVQLPDSSGPDTDGEITHLKKRLKKMQNEYEVSCQKYCDLNIEYEAMKTRQEKDRKQIRKLQLDLNDSVARFEKESAEYQLLLDSIRTENAELKHSLEEKAQWIDVLEEKSRTCSEMHARLNAPRSPCERESIGYSLLSIETEKLQGDLESYRRDLARQSDQFNSEKRIFQQRAAALEEDKRGLHRQVEEANLENQSLHVQLDQAKTSLEQLSLGCDSLSKEKEELRRSLDELQSEFHKEMSRAQQQLDIRIQKTLELGLDIEALNHQLEETQAAKKALEQSIHELTEEKLGLGQSMAALEQSHLDLQSTLSTNQSKFQCELEEVSSHLKSSKLQIAGQSLKITELEGQLECLRTELVTKDETFSILETEKQQLCETKLSLEQQMSALQSAFEMSKQEFQARLEKVNTELESATAQIADFCEVTSSLKEQLEVALQDKLQSGNLSSQLEADLNKLCQERDNLQVEVQQLLHAAQVSREEFQAEKDGLLMELEATKNDVIERENRILVAEQKHQEATLQINHLESSVRSLERETAELIASRSFFDQQISVLRAAVDTGKTALREIEDRAKEEAETHANLITQQKETIQSLQVRVENLSEEKNVLESQIVDLGADKENLHQQLISLEDSRKEEQVAHDILVAELETLQANSRQLGEVYQQQMVVKSEEIASMEKKLETAVQKEVELEVRIAEVNNEKNLLVRENELLKEEVSELISTIAKEKNVLETNLNVLKGELESNVNAMEQSQQKIQHMELELSGLIANKSSLESEVQKLSAECTVLAEGRLHLEKENNRMDEFYKEQVKEYENRLSRLTEEHSMHVTSMEERLEAAQQINLRIEEVNGEKLRLLQENKLLQEEVSNLTSCITKEKIVFETDFNALKEELESNIKVMEESKQKIQEMELELTEMIAQKSSLESEVEELSAKCSEMAEKRSRLEEENRKMDVSHKEQLAEFERRLSSLTEDHAVRINQLDERLNAVVQLNHQLKDDCTRLESEREAMSFEKSGFEQMYLEVKAACEEAETKIQMEGELARQEVDAKKQQVMQQSNALDKLEHMISSLHQDKADAESSYTQQLLLLQAEKQEMMESHDRVEQHNASLLASFEASRNELERQLTDANLKLKDHVELLQQSHLSRQQTEEQMEALEAKVCKLELDLKKAVEEKGQLTNEMMVLQAVQGEMRNLEVAMEQLTSEIQELSFKKANLEKLREVLEEAKATAEEETRQLRREVESKELEISHHVEKVEFTESQLQRSKNDQILLQARILGLESTVSNLATNATESSQTIVTLEKQLQEREAALERATVELNAEKEQSVTTQAAFIKAISDLQSSSENNRRELEAAITSLKKELSFEKQRASEESNSIEALTLEKKEANELAESLQVKLSEMEAEVLKLAESGASMKTEKLQLEKTIGSRKIELENEKIDMEKQMAQLTFQLESISSSFSDMESECSILKSDKLQTLQEKAQLEQKFCDIEKNFQSTVEELQSQLKTTDAELQSQIAKVNEFSSSTHALKLQIETIVQEKETLEKDFGARISTLNSDKEMLLTKNASVERENQELKSELAAEKTKILQGKGEIMLEHRKEKAALEARLLVAQSQMKSMQEKLVNMTVANNSHAPLEHKVSVLTSELEAVNKAKSELEKRLDDSISVRKEEMLSVKKEELTESHLSKASTLDFDSEIAYLRKKYDSAKKELNRKDEVINQYAVKFEKMQNQLDNLNEEVASLNMDKKKLVFENRSLKTEQNHLLAQISSEKDKANARNTRHSLALQRGSAASNGGTLADAMIDARRRSMRPTRSEVVSTSRERQEPIEVFRPPQLAFGDGSDANSIFKVPPSRRDSTSSVCSNRSDISITSRGTNVPHGAGRLFTCDDEDGELFSSSYLNEMKEGKCRVEDSSTRVSELLRRNTMQPPHMRSAYPIEMNDERLRQNDMTIYDQPKATSSRADNHDTLQQLSFATSMLSMNTPPAMNTRKRRSSSWNPTEMETPVMQPRKRRSYELDADLSSDSTDTRSISSSAERKKHRDASLTSYSRPGPPTPARNAVKENISTPSTASSPPKATSKASSKAGSKRTSPAHGTKNSKLTPVGALVRKVQARLRSNIQASNEQNTPSSTRTTPRGSKLNIFRKPLGSRSYNSDAKF, encoded by the exons ATGGGACAAAAGAAGGATACTCTCCTTAGGTGGGTAAACTGTTGTTCAGATGCTGCCACAAAcattgaaagaataaaaaatctgGCTGATGGATGGTTTTTTATCCACATTCTGAACTTTTTGAGGAGCCATCCCACAGATGGTACTGACCCTTGGCTTCAAACTATAAACATTTTAAGAG AATACAAGTTgcaagaaaatgttgttgatTTTGATGCAGCTGCATCTGGAAATGAAGATGAACTGGCAAAACTCATTGTCATTTGTATGCATCTTACCATGGTGCAAAAGCCGTGTGAACATATCAAAGAAAAGACTATGTGGAATCTTTCTACGGAAGATCAAAAAGTGATTGAAGCTATTCTCCTTGCTCTTGTCAATGATGACCAACTAACGAGAAGCAGATTAATAGATGTGTTACAAGATAACTTGCAAG TAGAAAACAGCTTTACTAAGTCTGTCATGTTCTACACATCTTCTCCACTTTCATCACTTTCTTCAATGAAGAATTCTCCACTAAAGAGATTCCTTGAT TCTCCTATGGCCCTTCGTTTAACACGCTTGCAAAAAGAGATCAGTgataaaaacgaagaaatccgCCGCCTCCAATCGGAACTCATGACAGAATCAGACGAATCATCTGCACTCAGTTTGCGAATGGATGATTTGAAACGAAAAGTAAAGGacctggaaaaaaagaacaccGAGCTTGAACAGAGGTTGCGCGATGTCCAACTTCCCGATTCTTCCGGTCCCGATACTGATGGCGAAATCACCCATTTGAAGAAGAGGCTTAAGAAAATGCAAAACGAGTATGAAGTTTCGTGCCAGAAGTATTGTGATCTCAATATAGAATACGAAGCAATGAAGACTCGTCAAGAAAAAGATCGTAAACAG ATACGAAAACTTCAGCTCGATTTGAACGATTCTGTTGCTCGTTTTGAGAAAGAATCCGCAGAGTATCAGCTTCTTCTAGACTCCATCCGAACTGAAAATGCTGAATTGAAACATTCCTTAGAAGAAAAAGCTCAGTGGATCGATGTTCTGGAGGAAAAAAGTCGGACTTGTTCTGAGATGCATGCACGTCTGAATGCGCCCAGGTCTCCTTGCGAAAGAGAAAGCATTGGTTACAGTCTACTGTCCATTGAG acCGAAAAGTTGCAGGGTGATTTGGAATCTTACCGAAGAGATTTAGCTCGCCAATCCGACCAATTTAACTcggagaaaagaatttttcaacaacgcgcTGCTGCTCTTGAGGAAGACAAACGCGGTCTCCATCGCCAAGTTGAAGAAGCTAATCTCGAAAATCAATCTCTTCATGTTCAATTGGATCAGGCCAAGACAAGCTTAGAACAGCTCTCACTTGGCTGTGATTCTCTTAGCAAAGAGAAGGAAGAACTTCGTCGCTCTCTAGATGAGTTGCAATCAGAATTCCACAAGGAGATGAGCCGGGCTCAACAGCAATTGGACATCCGCATCCAAAAAACTTTGGAACTGGGTCTTGACATTGAGGCATTGAATCACCAACTCGAAGAAACACAAGCTGCAAAGAAGGCTTTGGAGCAGTCCATCCATGAACTGACTGAAGAAAAACTGGGATTAGGCCAGTCAATGGCAGCTTTGGAACAGAGCCATCTCGATTTGCAATCAACTCTTTCTACTAATCAATCTAAATTTCAGTGTGAACTGGAGGAAGTATCAAGTCATTTGAAATCGAGCAAGTTACAAATTGCTGGTCAGTCACTGAAGATAACCGAATTGGAAGGGCAGCTTGAATGCCTTCGTACTGAGCTTGTGACCAAGGACGAAACCTTTTCAATCTTGGAAactgaaaaacaacaattgtGTGAGACCAAACTTAGTCTTGAGCAGCAAATGTCCGCTTTGCAATCTGCTTTTGAGATGTCAAAACAAGAATTTCAAGCGCGCTTGGAAAAAGTAAACACCGAGTTAGAATCAGCAACTGCTCAAATTGCCGACTTTTGCGAGGTTACTTCATCTCTTAAAGAGCAGTTGGAAGTGGCACTGCAAGACAAGCTACAGTCTGGTAACCTCTCGTCACAACTTGAAGCTGATCTCAACAAACTATGCCAAGAACGTGATAATTTGCAAGTGGAGGTTCAACAGTTATTGCATGCAGCTCAGGTATCTCGCGAAGAATTCCAAGCTGAAAAAGATG GTCTCTTGATGGAGTTGGAAGCTACAAAAAACGATGTCATCGAACGAGAGAATCGCATTTTAGTTGCTGAACAAAAACATCAAGAAGCAACACTGCAAATCAACCATTTAGAGTCATCCGTTCGTTCCCTTGAGCGGGAAACTGCTGAACTGATTGCTTCAAGGAGTTTTTTTGACCAGCAAATATCTGTACTCCGAGCCGCCGTCGACACTGGCAAGACCGCATTGCGAGAAATAGAAGACAGAGccaaagaagaagcagaaacGCACGCAAATCTCATTACACAGCAAAAGGAAACTATTCAGTCCCTGCAAGTTCGTGTAGAGAACTTGTCCGAAGAGAAAAACGTGTTGGAATCTCAAATAGTCGACCTTGGAGCGGATAAAGAAAATTTGCATCAACAATTAATTTCATTGGAGGATTCTAGAAAAGAGGAACAAGTAGCTCATGACATTCTAGTAGCAGAACTAGAAACTCTACAAGCAAATTCTCGTCAGCTGGGCGAAGTCTATCAGCAGCAAATGGTTGTCAAGTCCGAAGAAATAGCAAGCATGGAGAAAAAGTTGGAGACAGCTGTGCAAAAAGAAGTCGAACTTGAAGTTCGGATTGCAGAAGTGAATAATGAAAAGAATCTACTCGTCCGTGAAAATGAGTTGCTTAAGGAAGAGGTTTCTGAGCTAATTTCAACGATAGCaaaggagaaaaatgttttggaaACTAACTTGAATGTGCTTAAAGGGGAGTTGGAGTCTAATGTAAATGCGATGGAGCAATCTCAGCAGAAAATCCAACATATGGAATTAGAGCTATCTGGATTAATTGCCAACAAGTCGTCTCTGGAATCTGAAGTTCAGAAGTTGTCTGCAGAGTGCACCGTTTTGGCAGAGGGACGCCTGCAtctcgagaaagaaaataatcgcATGGATGAATTTTACAAAGAACAAGTAAAGGAGTACGAAAACCGTCTTTCTCGGTTGACTGAAGAACACAGTATGCACGTTACTTCAATGGAAGAACGACTTGAAGCCGCTCAACAAATTAACCTTCGCATCGAGGAAGTGAACGGCGAAAAACTCAGACTGCTTCAAGAGAATAAGTTACTTCAAGAAGAAGTTTCAAACCTGACTTCCTGtataacgaaagaaaaaattgtgttcgAAACAGACTTCAATGCCCTAAAAGAAGAGTTGGAGTCCAACATTAAGGTGATGGAGGAATCGAAGCAGAAAATCCAAGAAATGGAACTGGAGCTGACTGAAATGATTGCCCAAAAGTCGTCGTTGGAGTCTGAAGTTGAAGAGCTCTCTGCTAAGTGTTCCGAGATGGCTGAAAAGCGCTCGcgtctagaagaagaaaatcgaaaaatgGATGTAAGCCATAAGGAACAGTTAGCTGAGTTCGAACGTCGTCTTTCCAGCTTGACCGAAGATCATGCGGTGCGTATTAATCAACTAGACGAGCGGCTTAATGCTGTTGTTCAGCTCAATCATCAACTAAAGGACGATTGTACGAGACTAGAAAGTGAACGTGAAGCAATGAGCTTCGAGAAATCGGGATTTGAGCAAATGTACTTGGAGGTTAAAGCTGCCTGTGAAGAAGCTGAAACAAAGATCCAGATGGAAGGTGAATTGGCTCGACAAGAAGTTGATGCTAAGAAACAACAAGTAATGCAACAATCAAATGCTCTAGATAAACTGGAACACATGATTAGTAGTCTTCACCAGGATAAAGCAGATGCAGAATCCAGTTATACTCAACAACTTCTCTTATTGCAAgctgaaaaacaagaaatgatgGAGTCGCATGATCGAGTAGAGCAACACAATGCTTCCTTGCTTGCCTCGTTCGAAGCATCACGAAACGAACTAGAACGACAACTCACTGACGCGAATCTGAAATTAAAGGACCATGTTGAGCTTTTGCAGCAGTCACACCTTTCTCGACAACAGACAGAGGAGCAAATGGAAGCCTTGGAGGCGAAAGTCTGCAAATTGGAGCTGGATTTGAAGAAAGCCGTTGAGGAAAAAGGTCAACtaacaaatgaaatgatgGTCTTGCAAGCTGTTCAAGGTGAAATGAGAAATCTGGAAGTAGCGATGGAACAGTTGACGTCGGAAATTCAAGAGCTGTCTTTCAAGAAAGCTAATTTGGAAAAGCTTCGAGAGGTTTTGGAGGAAGCTAAGGCTACTGCTGAGGAGGAGACCAGGCAGCTTCGTCGAGAAGTAGAGTCCAAGGAGCTTGAAATCTCACATCATGTTGAAAAGGTGGAATTCACAGAGTCGCAACTACAGCGAAGCAAGAACGACCAAATATTACTCCAGGCTCGTATTTTGGGTTTGGAATCCACTGTATCGAATCTGGCTACCAATGCAACTGAATCATCGCAAACTATTGTTACTCTCGAGAAGCAGCTTCAGGAACGAGAGGCTGCTCTGGAACGGGCAACTGTAGAACTCAACGCTGAGAAAGAACAGTCAGTAACGACCCAAGCTGCATTTATTAAAGCCATTTCAGATTTGCAGAGCTCCAGTGAAAACAACCGACGCGAGCTCGAAGCAGCCATCACCAGTTTGAAGAAAGAACTCAGTTTTGAAAAGCAACGAGCATCGGAAGAATCAAATTCTATTGAGGCACTAACTTTGGAGAAAAAGGAAGCTAATGAGCTCGCGGAATCCCTTCAGGTGAAGCTGTCAGAGATGGAGGCTGAAGTGTTAAAGCTTGCTGAATCCGGAGCGTCGATGAAGACGGAAAAGTTACAACTCGAAAAAACAATTGGTTCAAGAAAAATCgaacttgaaaatgaaaaaattgacaTGGAGAAACAGATGGCTCAACTAACTTTCCAACTTGAATCTATCTCATCGTCATTTTCTGATATGGAAAGCGAATGCAGCATTTTGAAATCTGATAAGTTGCAAACTCTTCAAGAAAAAGCACAGCTAGAACAAAAGTTTTGTGACATCGAAAAGAATTTCCAGTCAACAGTTGAAGAGCTACAGTCGCAATTAAAGACCACGGATGCAGAACTCCAGTCTCAAATAGCTAAGGTGAATGAGTTTTCGAGCTCTACTCACGCTCTCAAACTCCAAATTGAAACAATTgttcaagaaaaagagacactGGAAAAGGATTTTGGCGCTCGAATTTCAACTTTGAATTCAGATAAAGAAATGCTACTAACTAAGAACGCTTCGGTTGAACGTGAAAATCAAGAACTCAAATCTGAACTTGCCGCTGAAAAGACGAAAATATTGCAGGGTAAGGGAGAAATCATGCTTGAACACCGAAAAGAAAAGGCGGCACTGGAAGCTCGTCTACTTGTAGCGCAGtctcaaatgaaatcaatgcAAGAGAAGTTGGTGAATATGACTGTGGCTAATAACTCACACGCACCTCTTGAACACAAAGTCAGCGTGTTGACCAGCGAGCTTGAAGCGGTTAATAAAGCGAAGAGCGAGTTAGAAAAACGTCTTGATGACTCCATTTCTGTACGAAAGGAAGAAATGCTGTCCgtgaagaaggaggag CTCACTGAGAGTCACCTCAGCAAGGCTTCAACACTGGATTTCGACTCTGAGATTGCTTATTTACGCAAGAAGTACGACAGTGCTAAGAAAGAGCTCAACCGTAAAGATGAAGTCATCAATCAATATGCAGTTAAA TTcgaaaaaatgcaaaatcagTTAGACAATCTTAACGAAGAAGTCGCCTCCTTAAACATGGACAAAAAGAAGCTTGTGTTTGAGAATCGCAGTCTGAAAACAGAACAGAATCACTTGTTGGCACAAATATCATCTGAAAAGGACAAGGCAAATGCACGCAATACCAGACATTCACT GGCCTTACAGAGGGGTAGTGCAGCATCTAAcg GAGGAACATTGGCTGATGCCATGATTGACGCTCGACGTCGTTCAATGCGTCCAACCCGCAGTGAAGTTGTGTCTACTAGCAGAGAGCGACAGGAACCCATCGAAGTATTCAGACCACCTCAGTTAGCCTTTGGTGATGGCTCGGATGCCAATAGCATTTTCAAAGTACCTCCCAGTCGCCGCGACTCGACAAGCAGTGTCTGCAGCAATCGTAGCGATATTTCTATTACATCACGAGGTACGAACGTCCCACACGGAGCAGGTCGTCTCTTTACCTGTGACGATGAAGACGGGGAGCTGTTCAGCAGTTCATACTTGAACGAAATGAAAGAAG GTAAATGCCGAGTGGAAGACTCTAGCACTCGTGTCAGTGAGTTGCTTAGGCGCAACACCATGCAGCCGCCGCACATGCGCTCAGCTTATCCCATCGAAATGAACGATGAACGCCTCCGTCAGAACGACATGACCATCTACGATCAGCCCAAAGCCACCTCCAGCAGAGCAGACAATCACGACACTTTACAACAGCTTTCTTTCGCAACATCGATGCTCAGTATGAACACACCACCAGCCATGAACACTCGTAAACGTCGTTCCAGCTCTTGGAACCCCACAGAAATGGAGACGCCTGTCATGCAGCCCAGAAAGCGACGATCGTATGAGTTAGATGCAGATCTTTCCTCCGATTCCACAGACACACGGAGCATTTCCAGCAGTGCCGAGCGTAAGAAGCATCGAGATGCCAGTCTTACTTCTTATTCACGCCCTGGACCTCCTACGCCTGCGAGAAACGctgtaaaagaaaacatttctacACCATCG ACCGCTTCCTCTCCACCTAAAGCGACGTCCAAAGCATCGAGTAAGGCGGGATCCAAACGAACCAGTCCTGCTCATGGTACCAAAAACTCGAAGTTGACTCCAGTCGGTGCATTGGTGAGAAAAGTACAAGCAAGACTCCGCAGCAATATTCAAGCTTCTAATGAA cagaacACTCCTAGCTCTACTCGTACAACACCACGGGGATCAAAATTGAACATATTCAGGAAACCTCTTGGAAGTCGAAGCTACAATTCGGACGCaaagttttaa